The proteins below come from a single Xiphophorus hellerii strain 12219 chromosome 14, Xiphophorus_hellerii-4.1, whole genome shotgun sequence genomic window:
- the LOC116733233 gene encoding FERM domain-containing protein 7-like: MGSGEKKPSRFERTHGQSDYDPRQCRSSPDLLTEVSKEVYEQTRPFPRTSRALAVHSNDEMDVRRRGLNNTDLSEGGAKRSQSSGEVNQRPHSLAQVTPLSPSLHQSTPSPKFRSSSVSLMEETRAHRQAQRLAGVYANRSRRRPNPQPHPDAAQQLVLLYPNSPAYQYHPVLPSFPFVAPSPLNRHHYLSDYVTISSLERFPHVARRDYMPMDAGVSRPAFYPLSHDSPSVSPIRRNFRPCGSGGLGLARVYQTGSNGGRLLGVGHTEAGHYSDDSNFLPGLPRRVASQPDVKFHLSRSANPAFNPASEFRPLGYYPHLTRPSRPAYLPLNSSPLPDRPASMCMISGAAGSYSNSDPEVFYPYYCPPHQLGKMVGSTGLARMRFSSGSLQLDEEDEEEEEGVAKKESKVEVVQDKKETSEGEKAKTQAKVTKVSL; encoded by the exons ATGGGATCCGGAGAAAAGAAACCATCACGCTTTGAAAG AACCCACGGTCAGTCGGACTATGACCCCAGACAGTGTCGATCTTCTCCGGATCTCCTCACTGAAGTTTCCAAAGAG GTATACGAACAGACCCGTCCGTTTCCCCGGACCAGTCGTGCTCTGGCGGTTCACAGTAATGATGAAATGGACGTACGCCGGCGAGGCCTAAATAACACCGACCTCAGCGAGGGAGGTGCTAAACGCAGCCAATCATCTGGCGAGGTCAATCAGAGGCCACACTCCCTCGCTCAAGTCACCCCGCTCTCTCCGTCGCTCCACCAGTCGACCCCTTCGCCCAAGTTCAGATCGTCCTCCGTCTCTTTAATGGAGGAGACGAGGGCGCATCGACAAGCTCAAAGGCTAGCGGGGGTCTACGCCAACCGCTCACGACGCCGGCCCAACCCGCAGCCACACCCAGACGCTGCTCAGCAGCTGGTTCTCCTCTACCCAAACTCCCCCGCCTACCAGTACCACCCCGTCCTCCCTTCGTTTCCCTTCGTTGCGCCCTCACCTCTAAACCGACACCACTACTTGTCCGACTATGTCACCATTTCCTCACTGGAGCGTTTCCCGCATGTAGCGAGGCGAGACTATATGCCAATGGACGCTGGCGTCTCGCGGCCGGCTTTCTACCCCTTATCCCACGATTCGCCATCAGTATCGCCAATTAGGAGGAACTTTCGCCCTTGTGGATCAGGGGGTCTTGGACTGGCACGGGTCTACCAAACAGGAAGCAATGGAGGGAGGCTACTGGGTGTTGGACACACGGAGGCGGGGCATTACAGTGACGACTCCAACTTCTTGCCTGGGTTACCTCGCCGCGTTGCCAGCCAACCGGATGTTAAGTTTCATCTATCCAGGAGCGCAAACCCGGCCTTTAATCCCGCCTCTGAGTTCAGACCCCTGGGTTACTATCCTCACCTTACACGACCCTCCAGACCCGCTTACCTCCCGCTCAACTCTTCGCCTCTGCCTGATCGGCCCGCCTCCATGTGCATGATCAGCGGTGCTGCAGGAAGCTACAGCAACTCCGATCCAGAGGTTTTCTACCCCTACTACTGCCCACCTCATCAGCTGGGGAAGATGGTGGGGTCCACCGGGCTGGCCAGGATGAGGTTTTCCTCCGGAAGTCTTCAGCtggatgaggaggatgaggaggaggaagagggtgTTGCTAAAAAGGAATCCAAGGTTGAGGTTGTACAGGACAAGAAAGAGACCAGCGAAGGAGAGAAGGCAAAAACCCAAGCAAAGGTCACGAAAGTCTCTCTCTGA
- the LOC116732860 gene encoding uncharacterized protein LOC116732860 isoform X2 has translation MPRRGRRSEAAKVRWRKLESVPVDAKPGTPPLTTSAWNPTRSPPKKMSRLLEGGLPDQMSPPVVHQEEPRVRPTSPGSRRGTGRRHRVETWPASRVTRRSCKLVLPTAGALEKKFALLVGDSHLRAIVDGYSTMPKGDFSLGVLASPGASAEELRLEVLDAVLPRPPEVICLLAPSNNLTASRTFVEAGAAFDALLSTVCNLSANVVVVDFPPRLCVEESVQQLLRQEFQRVAAQRSVRYLPVTEHFPLSSLALWSRDGVHLSDHPGMEVLAQLLEAAVCSQLELSASKSPAPVMLADPPPGTAPITAVRRCLPRLVVVGEVAAPRRSEPFAWTVVGGGRKGDLLDSSIPPNPVCFSPALLEEMVPASFDFVDVLLYYLCIFYFY, from the exons ATGCCACGTAGAGGACGACGCTCCGAGGCGGCTAAGGTGAGATGGAGGAAGCTGGAGAGTGTGCCGGTCGACGCAAAG CCTGGGACACCACCGCTCACAACCAGCGCTTGGAACCCGACTCGGTCTCCGCCAAAGAAG ATGTCCCGACTGCTGGAGGGTGGCCTGCCCGACCAG ATGTCGCCTCCCGTGGTGCATCAGGAGGAGCCCCGTGTGCGACCGACCTCTCCTGGGTCAC GCCGTGGGACGGGGCGTCGCCATCGGGTGGAGACGTGGCCAGCCTCCCGGGTGACCAGACGGAGCTGCAAGTTGGTTCTGCCTACTGCCGGGGCTCTGGAGaagaag tttgctcTTTTGGTTGGTGATTCCCATCTGCGTGCTATTGTGGATGGGTATTCTACCATGCCAAAGGGCGACTTCTCCTTAGGGGTGCTTGCATCCCCCGGTGCCTCTGCGGAAGAGTTGCGGCTTGAGGTGCTGGATGCAGTTCTGCCTCGGCCCCCCGAGGTGATCTGTCTTCTGGCCCCAAGTAACAACTTAACCGCCAGCAGGACCTTCGTGGAGGCCGGAGCGGCGTTTGACGCTTTGTTGAGTACCGTCTGCAACCTCTCTGCTAAT GTGGTCGTTGTGGACTTTCCACCACGCCTTTGCGTGGAGGAAAGTGTGCAACAGCTGCTGCGGCAGGAGTTTCAACGTGTGGCTGCTCAGAGAA gTGTTCGGTACTTGCCTGTCACTGAACACTTCCCGTTGAGCAGCCTGGCCTTGTGGAGCAGGGATGGC GTTCACCTGAGCGACCATCCTGGGATGGAGGTCCTTGCTCAGTTGCTTGAGGCGGCGGTCTGCTCGCAACTTGAGTTAAGTGCATCGAAATCTCCTGCTCCTGTGATGTTGGCTGATCCCCCTCCTGGGACGGCTCCCATAACCGCGGTGAGACGTTGCCTGCCCCGGCTGGTTGTGGTTGGCGAGGTGGCTGCTCCGCGTCGTTCGGAGCCCTTCGCCTGGACTGTGGTTGGTGGTGGTCGGAAG GGAGACCTGCTGGATTCTTCCATCCCCCCGAATCCTGTGTGCTTCAGCCCAGCGTTGCTGGAGGAGATGGTTCCTGCGTCTTTTGACTTTGTAGACGTGCTGCTTtattatttgtgcattttttatttttattaa
- the LOC116732860 gene encoding uncharacterized protein LOC116732860 isoform X1 translates to MPRRGRRSEAAKVRWRKLESVPVDAKPGTPPLTTSAWNPTRSPPKKMSRLLEGGLPDQMSPPVVHQEEPRVRPTSPGSRRGTGRRHRVETWPASRVTRRSCKLVLPTAGALEKKFALLVGDSHLRAIVDGYSTMPKGDFSLGVLASPGASAEELRLEVLDAVLPRPPEVICLLAPSNNLTASRTFVEAGAAFDALLSTVCNLSANVVVVDFPPRLCVEESVQQLLRQEFQRVAAQRSVRYLPVTEHFPLSSLALWSRDGVHLSDHPGMEVLAQLLEAAVCSQLELSASKSPAPVMLADPPPGTAPITAVRRCLPRLVVVGEVAAPRRSEPFAWTVVGGGRKASALEPGLSGPPVLLVSATHSQADKRYAAFSRNHQCTCMALTFLAYHNEGLQFDTVMLDRVIEKGDQLYAGVKQQLISDGTFRDNHLTFEQMPDHVLTDRNIYAVHTSGLRVGHVFARSESPQAFRQLGLPLALQLECLSENVTHAFLLVTPECIAVFRDRSGRFGFFDSHSRNSAGLPHPSGTAVMMTFCNLSDMVSHLLKLFRNRGPNATYEFVPVGFDREDEDHPQNLTFQNISPVATQVSPTALKSESPSDEEMPPWLRDVANVLEETAPTVTNLSKVPKANRRKIKNRIKTQQRQNVGSKMKQSSSEKERYLTSPTFRTKKLQAVKEKYILHQVERKDQLNNRYRTDASFRKRRINYIKDRFNFVRSFRDSHKAKMAEYMRNRYRDDPVFRSKHKKTMREYMKAKYHSEPAYRAKHKKNVLPTEEADYQEKHVPKICSLLT, encoded by the exons ATGCCACGTAGAGGACGACGCTCCGAGGCGGCTAAGGTGAGATGGAGGAAGCTGGAGAGTGTGCCGGTCGACGCAAAG CCTGGGACACCACCGCTCACAACCAGCGCTTGGAACCCGACTCGGTCTCCGCCAAAGAAG ATGTCCCGACTGCTGGAGGGTGGCCTGCCCGACCAG ATGTCGCCTCCCGTGGTGCATCAGGAGGAGCCCCGTGTGCGACCGACCTCTCCTGGGTCAC GCCGTGGGACGGGGCGTCGCCATCGGGTGGAGACGTGGCCAGCCTCCCGGGTGACCAGACGGAGCTGCAAGTTGGTTCTGCCTACTGCCGGGGCTCTGGAGaagaag tttgctcTTTTGGTTGGTGATTCCCATCTGCGTGCTATTGTGGATGGGTATTCTACCATGCCAAAGGGCGACTTCTCCTTAGGGGTGCTTGCATCCCCCGGTGCCTCTGCGGAAGAGTTGCGGCTTGAGGTGCTGGATGCAGTTCTGCCTCGGCCCCCCGAGGTGATCTGTCTTCTGGCCCCAAGTAACAACTTAACCGCCAGCAGGACCTTCGTGGAGGCCGGAGCGGCGTTTGACGCTTTGTTGAGTACCGTCTGCAACCTCTCTGCTAAT GTGGTCGTTGTGGACTTTCCACCACGCCTTTGCGTGGAGGAAAGTGTGCAACAGCTGCTGCGGCAGGAGTTTCAACGTGTGGCTGCTCAGAGAA gTGTTCGGTACTTGCCTGTCACTGAACACTTCCCGTTGAGCAGCCTGGCCTTGTGGAGCAGGGATGGC GTTCACCTGAGCGACCATCCTGGGATGGAGGTCCTTGCTCAGTTGCTTGAGGCGGCGGTCTGCTCGCAACTTGAGTTAAGTGCATCGAAATCTCCTGCTCCTGTGATGTTGGCTGATCCCCCTCCTGGGACGGCTCCCATAACCGCGGTGAGACGTTGCCTGCCCCGGCTGGTTGTGGTTGGCGAGGTGGCTGCTCCGCGTCGTTCGGAGCCCTTCGCCTGGACTGTGGTTGGTGGTGGTCGGAAG GCTTCTGCGCTGGAACCCGGGCTCAGCGGTCCACCTGTCCTGTTGGTAAGTGCTACACATTCCCAGGCCGACAAGAGGTATGCTGCATTTTCCCGTAATCACCAGTGCACATGCATGGCACTAACATTTTTAGCTTACCACAATGAGGGGTTGCAGTTTGACACAGTGATGCTTGACAGAGTGATTGAAAAAGGAGACCAACTTTATGCCGGCGTTAAACAGCAACTGATCAGTGATGGAACATTTCGTGACAATCACTTGACGTTTGAACAGATGCCTGACCATGTACTGACCGATAGGAACATCTATGCAGTACACACAAGTGGTTTAAGGGTAGGTCATGTTTTTGCTCGTAGCGAGAGCCCTCAAGCATTTCGACAATTGGGTTTGCCTCTTGCCCTGCAACTGGAATGTCTGTCGGAAAATGTCACCCATGCTTTCCTTTTGGTGACTCCAGAGTGCATTGCAGTTTTCAGGGACAGAAGCGGTCGGTTTGGATTTTTTGATTCCCACTCAAGAAATTCAGCAGGCCTGCCCCACCCCAGTGGAACTGCAGTAATGATGACTTTCTGCAACCTGTCTGACATGGTCAGCCATCTACTGAAGCTCTTTCGAAATCGCGGCCCCAATGCCACCTATGAGTTTGTGCCAGTAGGTTTTGACAGGGAAGATGAAGATCATCCTCAGAACTTGACTTTTCAGAACATTTCACCTGTAGCCACACAGGTAAGTCCAACTGCTTTGAAATCAGAGAGTCCGTCTGATGAGGAAATGCCTCCTTGGCTTAGGGACGTTGCAAACGTATTAGAGGAGACAGCTCCAACCGTTACAAATTTGTCAAAAGTGCCAAAAGCcaatagaagaaaaattaaaaacaggatcaaaacacaacagagacagaaTGTAGgaagtaaaatgaaacaaagttcatctgaaaaagaaagataTCTGACATCTCCAACATTTAGGACCAAAAAGCTACAGGccgttaaagaaaaatacattcttCATCAAGTAGAGAGGAAGGATCAGTTAAATAATAGATATAGAACAGATGCATCATTCCGGAAGAGACgaataaattacattaaggACAGATTCAATTTTGTCCGTAGCTTCAGAGACAGTCATAAAGCCAAGATGGCTGAGTATATGAGGAATCGATACAGAGATGATCCAGTGTTcagaagcaaacacaaaaaaacaatgcgTGAATATATGAAGGCGAAGTATCATAGTGAGCCTGCTTATcgagcaaaacataaaaaaaatgtgctgcCAACAGAAGAGGCAGACTATCAAGAGAAGCACGTTCCAAAAATTTGCAGCCTCCTGACATAG